From the genome of Flavobacterium luteolum, one region includes:
- a CDS encoding thioredoxin family protein produces MKKIILLLALAFSAFLSHAQNAVTLKAGDAAPDFKLKNVDNKDVSFGTFKDAKGYIVVFTCNTCPYAIGYEQRIIDLDKKFKPQGYPVIAINPNDPEASNADTFAKMQDLAKDKKYSFPYLFDPGQKITDEYGAKRTPHIFIVSKTAKGNVVEYVGAIDNDPEGNNPQKTKYAEEVIASLKSGQKPAITQTKEIGCTVKRKAKA; encoded by the coding sequence ATGAAAAAAATAATCTTATTACTAGCGTTAGCATTTTCTGCTTTTCTATCTCACGCACAAAATGCAGTAACATTGAAAGCGGGCGATGCGGCTCCAGATTTCAAACTGAAAAATGTGGACAATAAAGACGTTTCTTTTGGAACTTTTAAAGACGCAAAAGGATATATTGTAGTTTTTACGTGTAATACTTGTCCGTACGCAATTGGATACGAACAGAGAATTATCGATTTGGATAAAAAATTCAAACCACAAGGATATCCTGTAATCGCTATCAATCCAAACGATCCTGAAGCTTCTAACGCTGACACTTTTGCAAAAATGCAAGATTTAGCAAAAGACAAAAAATACTCTTTCCCATATTTATTTGATCCAGGACAAAAAATTACTGATGAATATGGAGCAAAACGTACGCCTCACATCTTTATCGTTTCTAAAACTGCAAAAGGAAATGTTGTAGAATATGTTGGAGCAATCGATAATGATCCAGAAGGAAATAATCCACAAAAAACAAAATATGCAGAAGAGGTTATTGCATCATTAAAAAGCGGTCAAAAACCAGCAATTACACAAACTAAAGAAATTGGCTGTACGGTAAAAAGAAAAGCAAAAGCTTAA
- a CDS encoding TlpA family protein disulfide reductase: MKLKPFFYLFLFGVISVSAYSQNVKLININQLNERIKNGKDSTYVVNFWATWCAPCIKELPHFEKLGAEYKSEKLAVLLVSLDFKSKLQSNVVPFVKRKNLKNEVFLLNESNPQEFIDRIDPSWSGSIPATLFIKNDKRKFVESEFTYEQLLTEYKKL, from the coding sequence ATGAAGTTAAAGCCTTTTTTCTATCTATTTTTATTCGGTGTTATTTCAGTTTCGGCTTATAGTCAGAATGTGAAACTGATAAATATTAATCAGCTTAATGAGAGAATCAAAAATGGGAAAGACAGTACTTACGTCGTTAACTTTTGGGCGACATGGTGTGCGCCTTGTATAAAAGAACTGCCACATTTTGAGAAATTAGGAGCAGAATATAAATCAGAAAAGCTAGCTGTTTTATTAGTAAGTCTAGATTTTAAATCGAAGCTGCAATCGAATGTAGTTCCGTTTGTGAAAAGGAAAAATTTAAAGAATGAAGTTTTTCTATTAAACGAAAGTAATCCTCAAGAATTTATTGATAGAATAGATCCAAGTTGGTCTGGAAGTATTCCCGCAACGCTTTTTATTAAAAATGATAAACGAAAATTTGTTGAAAGCGAATTTACCTATGAACAATTATTAACTGAATATAAAAAACTGTAA
- a CDS encoding DsbA family protein has protein sequence MSEDKTNPLLCDPVCGMCEMPTGENSSIKTTIRTENKPIKIIYYTDPICSSCWGIEPQLRKLKLEYGEYFDIDYRMGGLLPDWSYNSGGISKPSDVAHHWDEASLYYEMPIDGNVWLEDPLDSSYPSCIAMKAAQMQSKEKAVYFMRILREKLYLDKKNIAKWENIAEATIIAGLDVPKLKADYDDAEELFQDDLNLGKTLGVRGFPTLFLVNAENNQLTVYGSKPYTAYENALLALFPEAKKKKFENKNSLSIFEIYPTLAPKEYAVILDISVNEAKIILEELFSKGKLNKKAIKNGSLYIRK, from the coding sequence ATGAGTGAAGATAAAACAAATCCGTTATTATGTGATCCTGTATGCGGAATGTGCGAAATGCCTACTGGCGAAAATTCAAGTATCAAAACAACAATTCGAACAGAAAATAAACCGATAAAAATAATTTACTATACCGATCCTATTTGTTCATCTTGCTGGGGAATTGAACCTCAACTTAGAAAACTAAAACTAGAATATGGCGAGTATTTCGACATTGATTACCGAATGGGTGGTTTATTGCCAGATTGGAGCTATAACAGCGGCGGAATAAGCAAACCTTCTGATGTGGCGCATCATTGGGATGAAGCTAGTTTATATTACGAAATGCCAATTGATGGAAATGTCTGGTTAGAAGATCCGTTAGATTCGTCTTATCCGTCATGTATTGCAATGAAAGCGGCACAAATGCAAAGCAAGGAAAAAGCGGTTTATTTTATGCGTATTCTTCGCGAAAAGCTTTATCTCGATAAAAAGAACATTGCAAAATGGGAAAACATAGCAGAAGCTACAATAATCGCAGGTCTAGATGTTCCGAAACTAAAAGCAGATTATGATGATGCAGAAGAACTTTTTCAAGATGACTTAAATTTAGGAAAAACTCTTGGCGTACGAGGTTTTCCAACTTTATTTTTAGTCAATGCAGAAAATAATCAATTAACTGTTTACGGCTCTAAACCTTATACAGCTTATGAAAATGCTTTGTTAGCGTTATTTCCTGAAGCAAAAAAGAAAAAGTTTGAAAATAAAAATTCATTGTCAATTTTTGAAATTTATCCAACATTGGCTCCAAAGGAATATGCTGTTATATTAGATATTTCGGTTAATGAAGCCAAAATTATTTTGGAAGAATTATTTAGCAAAGGGAAATTGAATAAGAAAGCTATAAAAAATGGCTCTTTATATATTAGAAAATAA
- a CDS encoding CinA family protein: MASDKVTACCQALIEKNLTIAFAESASAGKMCYEFSTVFNSGRILIGGIVCYHSSMKEDLLHIPWGTIEQYSAESAEVTKLMAQNFYRYINSDICVGITGLTTPGGSESESKPVGTIFIHIILPEKEIAKRFEFKGSPESIIDQAIDVVADLILREI, from the coding sequence ATGGCATCAGATAAGGTAACCGCATGCTGTCAAGCTTTGATAGAAAAGAACTTAACGATAGCTTTTGCAGAAAGTGCGTCTGCGGGAAAAATGTGTTATGAATTTTCGACTGTTTTTAATTCGGGACGAATTCTAATAGGAGGAATAGTATGTTATCATTCTTCAATGAAAGAAGATTTGCTTCATATTCCGTGGGGAACTATTGAACAATATAGTGCCGAATCTGCTGAGGTTACCAAGTTAATGGCACAAAATTTTTATAGATACATTAATTCAGACATTTGTGTGGGGATAACAGGATTGACAACTCCAGGAGGAAGCGAAAGCGAGTCAAAACCTGTTGGAACAATTTTTATACATATTATTTTGCCTGAAAAAGAGATTGCCAAACGATTTGAGTTTAAAGGAAGTCCGGAAAGTATTATAGATCAAGCAATAGATGTTGTGGCCGATTTGATTTTGAGGGAGATATAA
- a CDS encoding PrgI family protein translates to MENLNFIDPLLHGIKPESKPLNLSVKQMVCAGVGALLASAVLKKTGHKKASAVVGSLALPILASACYKKYSQVSKEKIDAQSSSGIEYNH, encoded by the coding sequence ATGGAGAATTTGAATTTTATAGACCCATTATTACACGGAATTAAACCTGAAAGCAAACCGTTAAATCTGTCAGTAAAACAAATGGTATGTGCTGGCGTTGGTGCTCTTTTGGCATCGGCTGTTTTAAAAAAAACGGGGCATAAAAAAGCAAGTGCTGTTGTAGGAAGTCTTGCATTACCAATTTTAGCATCGGCTTGTTATAAAAAATACAGTCAAGTATCTAAAGAGAAAATTGATGCTCAATCAAGCAGCGGTATCGAATACAATCATTAA
- a CDS encoding STAS/SEC14 domain-containing protein, translating into MIHQIDTTDNIVAFRALAEVTKDDFVTAVAPAVEHLVKQTNEINFLLVLDTDIENFTTGAWLQDALLGLKNLGKWNRAAIVTDTDEIISFTNGFSYIVPGEFRGYKKVDFNKALNWVEGNIS; encoded by the coding sequence ATGATACATCAAATCGACACTACAGATAATATTGTTGCCTTTAGAGCATTGGCAGAAGTGACAAAAGATGATTTTGTAACAGCAGTGGCTCCAGCCGTTGAGCATTTGGTAAAACAAACAAATGAAATTAATTTTTTACTGGTTTTAGACACCGATATTGAAAATTTTACAACGGGAGCATGGCTTCAAGATGCTCTTCTTGGTTTGAAAAATCTTGGAAAATGGAATAGGGCAGCTATTGTTACCGATACAGACGAAATCATTTCTTTCACAAACGGATTTAGCTATATTGTTCCAGGTGAGTTTCGTGGTTATAAAAAGGTTGATTTTAATAAAGCATTAAATTGGGTTGAAGGGAATATTTCTTAA
- a CDS encoding RagB/SusD family nutrient uptake outer membrane protein: MKTNTIFNIKTLAIFSFIWLFASCTNLDEVVLDEVLGENASNPAGALAAAYDRLGDGTFVDHGGIFSLQEYTTDEAILPTRGSDWGDGGKWRDMHEFTWKSDNAVVVDNWNKLTNGITRSLTAIQSVEESSIPEKKLFLAEAKGLLAYYLYTTLDLYGQAPYRDPMNPNAPLQILKADTQIDQLIKDVEALLPDLAEMGTQQTHHGRFTKEAAYGFLATMYLNRAVFKDRFNASSNFNFTEAAATGTGNDMDRVIYYTSLLIDSGKYSLESDYFKNFARDNEKGKELIFAISQKIDYIRNGSNSFAYVCMERNQRTSAANRGTNAACTTPEFFATWDGNHDDPRFQQKYQYADGTWFKNDGTDVSVPATDIVPKSANLPWFHFNRGIEFGPQYGPILLSSGSLEMVNGRIKVSPLYMEKSTTTRMDFTPSLTFKNPAQAVFAQNEINQGARIFKYEFDPEGGNGNSNVDIPLFRLGGIYTMRAEAYFRKGNTAQAMEDLNKLRTSRKRESLYGSTPGKALTAIDQTVLYNEIGFELYWELYRRPQMIRFGKFDLPGTAKPASEPYRRVFPIPQSTIDVTKEFKQNQGYN, from the coding sequence ATGAAGACAAATACAATTTTTAATATAAAAACATTAGCGATATTTTCTTTTATATGGCTTTTTGCAAGCTGTACTAACCTAGATGAAGTTGTTCTGGATGAGGTTTTAGGAGAAAATGCTTCAAACCCTGCTGGAGCTTTAGCGGCAGCTTACGACCGTTTGGGAGACGGAACTTTTGTAGATCACGGTGGTATTTTTTCGCTACAGGAATACACGACAGACGAAGCAATCCTACCAACTCGTGGAAGTGACTGGGGAGATGGTGGAAAATGGAGAGACATGCACGAGTTTACATGGAAATCTGATAATGCTGTTGTGGTTGATAACTGGAATAAATTGACAAACGGAATTACACGTTCGTTAACTGCAATTCAATCAGTTGAAGAAAGTTCAATTCCAGAAAAGAAATTGTTTTTAGCGGAAGCAAAGGGACTTTTAGCATATTATTTATACACAACATTAGATTTATACGGACAAGCGCCTTATAGAGATCCGATGAACCCGAATGCACCTTTACAGATTTTAAAAGCTGATACTCAAATCGATCAATTAATAAAAGATGTTGAAGCCTTACTGCCAGATTTAGCAGAAATGGGAACACAGCAAACGCACCACGGAAGATTTACAAAAGAAGCGGCATACGGATTCTTAGCAACAATGTATTTGAATCGTGCAGTTTTCAAAGATCGTTTTAATGCATCTTCGAACTTTAATTTTACTGAAGCTGCGGCAACTGGTACAGGAAATGATATGGATCGTGTAATTTATTATACTTCATTATTAATTGATTCTGGAAAGTATTCGTTGGAAAGCGATTATTTCAAAAATTTCGCAAGAGATAATGAAAAAGGAAAAGAGTTGATTTTTGCTATTTCTCAAAAGATAGATTACATCAGAAACGGATCTAACAGTTTTGCTTATGTGTGTATGGAGCGTAACCAAAGAACTTCTGCAGCCAATAGAGGAACAAATGCGGCGTGTACGACTCCTGAATTTTTTGCAACATGGGATGGAAATCATGATGATCCGAGATTTCAGCAGAAATACCAATATGCTGACGGAACTTGGTTTAAAAATGATGGTACAGATGTAAGTGTTCCAGCAACAGATATTGTTCCGAAAAGTGCTAATTTACCTTGGTTCCATTTTAATAGAGGAATTGAATTTGGCCCTCAATACGGACCAATCTTATTGTCATCTGGTTCTTTAGAAATGGTTAACGGACGTATTAAAGTTTCGCCATTATACATGGAAAAAAGCACAACAACAAGAATGGATTTTACTCCTTCTTTAACGTTTAAAAATCCAGCTCAAGCAGTTTTTGCTCAGAACGAGATTAATCAAGGAGCACGTATTTTTAAATATGAATTTGATCCAGAAGGAGGAAACGGAAATAGTAATGTTGATATTCCTTTATTCCGTTTGGGAGGAATTTATACAATGAGAGCTGAGGCTTATTTCAGAAAAGGAAATACAGCTCAAGCGATGGAAGATTTAAACAAATTGCGTACAAGCAGAAAAAGAGAATCTTTATACGGAAGTACACCTGGTAAAGCTTTGACAGCAATCGATCAGACGGTTTTATATAATGAAATTGGTTTCGAATTATACTGGGAATTATACAGAAGACCACAAATGATTCGTTTCGGGAAATTTGATCTTCCAGGAACCGCAAAACCAGCTTCAGAACCATACAGAAGAGTTTTTCCAATTCCGCAGTCTACAATCGATGTGACTAAAGAATTCAAACAAAATCAAGGATACAATTAA
- a CDS encoding SusC/RagA family TonB-linked outer membrane protein — protein sequence MYFKPSYLNLKSFVFLVLALLAFQSGYSKTNLLKESKVANKIEKATLVSIFSKLTQQTDYKFSYGQAIIADNTAYTVNYNGESITAILNDLSKKANFNYNINGKLILIQKTAEPKAVNTKAVERIKVKGKVVDENKLPIPGASVIETSTSNSTVTDFDGVFEITVGEGKTIDVSYVGYKSKTVAAQSGFMTIQLEPATAELNEVLVVGYGKQSKKDVTGAVTQLEAANFKQGVSISPDNLIQGKVAGVRVVSTSGEPGAGVNVTIRGVGSIRSGSTPLFVVDGIPLSNDDVSPSGTNVGFGSSQAKNPLNFLNNNDIESITVLKDASASAIYGARGSNGVVLVTTKKGAKGDGTLTFDSSLGISTVANKLDVLSADQYRNAIKDKAFDHGGNTDWQDVIFREAITKSNSLAFSKQTESGNYYASVSQLDQEGIIRNSNFKRLTGRINAAESFLDNKRLKLKFNLTASETKDDGVPTSDDGGSNGQLLVHTLMANPTRSVFDANGNYTNFNMNAHYNPAYLLSIYTDQTRTLRVLGNFETSLRIINGLEYKLNLGIDRSMSERNTTIFPNLTDLNPKGKYVQNNLDSKNSLVEHYLTYNLNLDKHKIEALGGFSYQKFERSGTAFSIDGISNQGEGIPPSINPGFKGTQSGTTGYAQENELQSYFGRLNYGFDNRYLLTASMRGDGSTRFGKNNKYGYFPSFALGWNIANESFLKDSSTLNNLKLRASWGQTGNQEVENKITQASYSLSGADGYYLYDDLNLVNGVSVNRTPNPDLKWEVVTQFNVGLDFNLWNDKLYGTLDYFNKTTTDAILNVPSQALSPTTTIWTNIDGKIINKGIEFMLGSKIVDTKDFSWNIDMNGATLHNKIEDLPVSEILTGTISGPGQSGVNANIYKSGYAAGSFYLLQHIGFDANGANIFKDQNGDGVIDNSDRIIIEGALPTFYYGFNSDMRYKNFTFSFSIIGQTGGYLLNNTGLNALNINNLASDRNVATGYYESGANPTNSPILSTLFLEKSDFIRLNTARIGYNFDLKGLNWINGLTLYVTGQNLITITNYTGYDPLINSPKSNGGNQSIGIDYASYPTSRTFSFGATLKL from the coding sequence ATGTATTTTAAACCTTCTTATTTAAATCTAAAGAGTTTTGTCTTTTTAGTTCTGGCTTTACTTGCCTTTCAGAGCGGCTATAGTAAAACTAATTTGTTAAAAGAGTCAAAAGTAGCAAATAAAATAGAAAAAGCTACTCTTGTTTCTATTTTTTCAAAATTAACACAACAGACTGATTACAAATTCAGTTACGGACAAGCTATAATTGCTGATAATACAGCTTATACAGTAAATTATAACGGTGAGTCTATTACGGCGATTTTGAATGATCTTTCTAAAAAAGCCAATTTCAATTATAACATTAATGGGAAATTAATTTTAATTCAGAAAACAGCTGAACCAAAAGCAGTAAATACAAAAGCAGTTGAGAGAATTAAAGTAAAAGGTAAAGTGGTAGACGAAAACAAATTGCCAATTCCTGGAGCATCTGTAATAGAAACAAGCACTTCAAACTCAACAGTAACTGATTTTGATGGTGTTTTTGAAATTACTGTTGGAGAAGGAAAAACAATCGATGTTTCGTATGTAGGATATAAATCTAAAACGGTTGCTGCACAGAGTGGTTTTATGACAATCCAATTAGAGCCAGCTACTGCAGAATTAAATGAAGTTTTGGTTGTTGGTTACGGAAAACAATCTAAAAAAGATGTTACGGGAGCAGTTACGCAATTGGAAGCGGCAAACTTTAAACAAGGAGTAAGCATTTCGCCAGATAATTTAATTCAAGGAAAAGTTGCTGGTGTTCGTGTGGTTAGTACAAGCGGTGAGCCTGGAGCAGGAGTAAACGTAACCATTAGAGGTGTTGGATCTATTAGAAGCGGAAGCACACCTTTGTTTGTTGTTGACGGAATTCCGTTGTCTAATGACGATGTGAGTCCATCGGGAACGAATGTTGGTTTTGGAAGTTCTCAAGCTAAAAATCCCTTGAACTTTTTGAATAATAATGATATTGAATCTATTACAGTTTTGAAAGATGCATCTGCATCTGCTATTTACGGTGCTAGAGGATCTAATGGAGTTGTTTTGGTAACGACTAAAAAAGGAGCAAAAGGAGACGGAACTCTAACTTTTGATTCGTCTTTAGGGATTTCTACAGTAGCAAACAAATTAGATGTTTTGAGTGCAGATCAATATAGAAATGCAATTAAAGATAAAGCTTTTGATCACGGCGGTAATACAGATTGGCAAGATGTAATTTTTAGAGAAGCTATTACAAAAAGCAATTCGCTAGCATTTTCTAAACAAACAGAATCAGGAAATTATTATGCTTCTGTGTCTCAATTGGATCAAGAAGGTATTATTAGAAATAGCAATTTTAAGCGTTTAACAGGAAGAATTAATGCTGCTGAGTCATTTCTAGACAATAAGCGTTTAAAATTAAAATTTAATCTTACGGCTAGTGAAACCAAAGATGATGGTGTTCCTACAAGTGATGACGGAGGTTCTAACGGACAATTGCTCGTGCACACGTTAATGGCAAATCCAACGAGATCGGTTTTTGATGCAAATGGGAATTATACCAATTTTAATATGAATGCGCATTACAATCCAGCGTATCTATTAAGTATTTATACCGATCAGACTCGTACTTTGAGAGTTTTAGGAAACTTTGAAACTTCTTTAAGAATCATTAACGGATTAGAGTATAAATTAAACCTTGGTATTGATCGTTCGATGTCGGAGAGAAATACGACTATTTTTCCAAACTTAACAGATTTGAACCCGAAAGGGAAATACGTTCAGAACAATTTAGATTCTAAAAACTCTTTGGTAGAGCATTACCTAACTTATAATTTAAATTTAGATAAGCATAAAATTGAAGCTTTAGGAGGTTTTTCATACCAAAAATTTGAAAGATCGGGAACGGCTTTTAGCATTGATGGAATTTCGAATCAAGGAGAAGGTATTCCGCCTTCAATAAATCCTGGTTTTAAAGGTACACAATCTGGAACAACTGGTTACGCTCAGGAAAATGAGCTGCAGTCTTATTTTGGAAGATTGAATTATGGTTTTGATAACAGATATCTTTTAACTGCTTCTATGAGAGGTGACGGATCGACTCGTTTTGGTAAAAACAACAAATACGGTTATTTCCCATCATTTGCTTTAGGATGGAATATTGCTAACGAAAGTTTCTTAAAAGACTCTTCGACATTAAACAATTTAAAACTAAGAGCGAGCTGGGGACAAACAGGAAACCAGGAAGTTGAAAATAAAATTACTCAGGCAAGTTATTCATTGTCTGGCGCTGATGGATATTATTTATACGATGATTTAAATCTAGTTAACGGAGTTTCTGTAAATAGAACGCCAAATCCTGATTTGAAATGGGAAGTTGTGACGCAATTTAACGTAGGTTTAGATTTCAATTTATGGAACGACAAATTGTACGGAACATTAGATTATTTCAATAAAACAACTACAGACGCTATTTTGAATGTTCCTTCTCAAGCTTTGAGTCCAACAACTACAATCTGGACCAATATTGACGGTAAAATCATCAATAAAGGTATCGAGTTTATGTTAGGTTCTAAGATAGTGGATACTAAAGATTTTTCTTGGAATATTGATATGAATGGGGCAACCTTACATAACAAAATTGAGGATCTACCGGTTTCAGAAATCTTAACAGGAACAATTTCAGGGCCTGGACAATCTGGAGTAAATGCAAATATCTATAAAAGTGGATATGCAGCTGGGTCATTCTATTTATTGCAGCATATTGGTTTTGATGCCAATGGAGCAAACATCTTTAAAGATCAGAACGGAGATGGTGTAATTGATAATAGTGATAGAATTATTATTGAAGGTGCGCTTCCAACTTTCTATTACGGATTTAATAGTGATATGAGATACAAAAACTTTACATTCTCGTTCTCTATCATTGGGCAAACAGGTGGTTATTTATTGAATAATACAGGTTTGAATGCATTAAACATAAACAATTTGGCATCAGATCGTAACGTGGCAACTGGATATTACGAGTCCGGAGCAAATCCTACAAACTCCCCAATCTTGTCAACTCTTTTCTTAGAAAAATCAGATTTCATCCGATTAAATACAGCTCGTATTGGTTACAATTTTGACTTAAAAGGATTAAACTGGATCAACGGATTAACACTTTATGTAACAGGTCAGAACTTAATTACGATTACAAATTATACAGGTTATGATCCGTTAATCAATAGTCCGAAATCTAACGGAGGAAATCAATCTATCGGTATCGATTATGCAAGTTATCCAACTTCTAGAACATTCAGTTTTGGAGCAACTTTAAAACTATAA
- a CDS encoding FecR family protein, protein MIKRIKHSLEYLLDKSSRGKTSSAEENLLHDFAFSEYQKSEWDNDLMGNPEIESQNMYDEIQLRIGRKRSFRPYLKYIAAASILFLLGLGFFFKPNVLDQKQITFKTSSIPKSIQLSDGSKIYLAANSLFQYPEKFEGDQRTVSLVKGNAFFEVAKDKQHPFIIHSGEIQTRVVGTSFHIQLSKLNCKVIVVTGKVNVSGKGQSVDLVPNQEALFEGQKLTKQMADKAFLVNWYNEDVTLDQTTLKQVITILQYKYGVSFKYNNEHVLATPLTVFIKKDATLENVLEQINYITNLKFKVYGEIVKVD, encoded by the coding sequence ATGATAAAAAGAATCAAACATAGTTTAGAGTATCTGTTGGATAAAAGTTCGCGAGGAAAAACTTCATCGGCAGAAGAAAATTTGTTACATGATTTTGCTTTCAGCGAATATCAAAAATCAGAATGGGATAATGATCTTATGGGAAATCCAGAAATCGAATCTCAAAATATGTACGACGAAATTCAGTTAAGAATTGGAAGAAAGAGATCTTTCCGTCCTTATTTAAAATATATAGCTGCTGCCAGCATTCTTTTTCTGCTTGGTTTAGGATTTTTCTTTAAACCAAATGTTTTAGACCAAAAACAAATCACATTTAAAACGTCATCGATTCCCAAATCTATCCAATTAAGTGACGGTTCGAAAATTTATCTGGCAGCTAACTCATTATTTCAATACCCTGAAAAATTTGAAGGCGATCAAAGAACGGTTTCTTTAGTAAAAGGAAATGCGTTTTTTGAAGTTGCCAAAGACAAACAGCATCCTTTTATTATTCATTCTGGCGAAATACAAACCAGAGTTGTAGGAACTTCATTTCACATTCAATTATCAAAATTAAACTGTAAGGTAATCGTGGTAACCGGAAAAGTAAATGTTTCTGGAAAAGGCCAGAGCGTTGATTTGGTACCTAATCAAGAAGCTTTATTTGAAGGTCAAAAGTTAACCAAACAAATGGCCGATAAAGCATTTTTGGTGAATTGGTACAATGAAGATGTTACGCTAGATCAAACTACATTAAAACAGGTTATTACCATTTTACAATATAAATACGGAGTTTCATTTAAGTATAATAATGAGCACGTATTAGCAACGCCGTTAACGGTATTCATTAAGAAGGACGCGACATTAGAAAATGTTTTGGAACAAATAAATTATATCACAAACCTAAAATTCAAAGTTTATGGCGAAATAGTAAAAGTGGATTAA
- a CDS encoding RNA polymerase sigma-70 factor has translation MNNPEIFEQTYNQYWKKLNAFSYTMTQDKDLAQNIVQDVFVDLWERKEELNINAIEPFLFRAVKNQVFKHYQNNRFDKTILEEKFEDYIIDNFSTIDPEVMDLLYAALDKLPEKRKEVLLMYKFQDMTIDQIAEELGISKQTVKNQISSAVKQLREGLKDLAWLAPFIIFNQKI, from the coding sequence ATGAATAATCCTGAAATTTTTGAACAAACGTATAATCAATATTGGAAAAAGCTTAATGCGTTTTCTTATACGATGACTCAGGATAAAGACTTGGCACAGAACATTGTTCAGGATGTTTTTGTGGATTTATGGGAAAGAAAAGAAGAACTGAATATTAACGCAATTGAACCTTTTTTGTTTCGAGCAGTTAAGAATCAGGTTTTCAAACATTATCAGAACAATCGTTTTGACAAGACGATTTTAGAAGAAAAATTCGAAGACTACATCATAGATAATTTTTCGACTATTGATCCAGAAGTGATGGATCTGCTTTATGCAGCATTAGACAAACTTCCAGAAAAAAGAAAAGAGGTTTTACTCATGTATAAATTTCAAGATATGACAATCGATCAGATTGCAGAAGAACTTGGAATTTCGAAACAAACCGTAAAAAATCAGATTTCATCGGCGGTGAAACAACTTCGCGAAGGTTTAAAAGACTTGGCTTGGCTAGCTCCATTCATTATTTTCAATCAAAAAATTTAA
- a CDS encoding phosphatidylinositol-specific phospholipase C1-like protein: MKPFLFTLLFASAVNFGVQAQNDNLKINQLQVIGSHNSYRHAIETDLYNTIQARDTSRSLKGLQYTHISITDQLNKGLRNLEIDIFADAKGGKYAHPKGLDIAKSEEAYDPDGLMKKPGFKVFHMPDIDFRTSCYTFEICLKELKKWSDANPNHVPVFITLEPKDGDANFFGTKPEDFAAAVFDEMDKVIRKELGKDKLITPDMVRGKYKTLEEAVLHDNWPTLKEAKGRFLFLLDNNGAKRDLYALNHPSLRGRAVFINAEPGKPEAAALFRNNSEDPQIEDLVKKGYLIRTRADSDTKEARANDYSHFEAAKKSGAQIITTDYYLPSTFFNSPYQIKYDDGSYVRNNPVTGK; this comes from the coding sequence ATGAAACCATTTTTGTTCACATTATTATTTGCCAGCGCTGTAAATTTTGGCGTTCAAGCACAAAACGACAATCTGAAAATAAACCAGCTTCAGGTTATCGGATCGCATAACAGCTATCGCCACGCGATCGAAACAGACTTATACAATACCATTCAGGCACGAGATACTTCTCGATCGCTTAAAGGTTTGCAATACACTCATATTAGTATTACAGATCAATTAAACAAAGGGCTACGCAATCTGGAAATCGATATTTTTGCTGACGCGAAAGGCGGAAAATATGCCCACCCTAAAGGTTTAGATATTGCAAAATCTGAAGAAGCTTACGATCCTGATGGATTAATGAAAAAACCAGGTTTTAAGGTTTTCCATATGCCCGATATCGATTTTAGAACTTCTTGCTATACTTTCGAAATCTGTCTGAAGGAACTAAAAAAATGGTCAGATGCCAATCCAAATCACGTTCCGGTTTTTATCACTTTAGAACCAAAAGACGGCGATGCCAATTTCTTCGGAACAAAACCAGAAGATTTCGCCGCAGCCGTTTTTGACGAAATGGACAAAGTAATCCGCAAAGAATTAGGAAAAGACAAACTGATTACGCCTGATATGGTACGAGGAAAATACAAAACACTCGAAGAAGCCGTTTTGCATGACAACTGGCCAACATTAAAAGAAGCAAAAGGACGATTTTTATTCTTATTAGATAATAACGGCGCAAAAAGAGATTTGTACGCATTGAATCATCCGTCCCTTAGGGGACGCGCCGTTTTTATTAACGCCGAACCTGGAAAACCAGAAGCTGCAGCTTTATTTAGAAACAATTCTGAAGATCCACAAATTGAAGATTTAGTAAAAAAAGGATATTTAATAAGAACCCGCGCAGATTCTGATACCAAAGAAGCACGTGCAAACGATTATTCGCATTTTGAAGCCGCTAAAAAATCGGGCGCGCAAATCATCACCACCGATTATTATCTGCCAAGTACGTTCTTTAATTCACCATATCAGATTAAATATGATGATGGAAGTTATGTTAGAAATAATCCTGTGACTGGAAAATAG